The Blastococcus sp. HT6-4 genome window below encodes:
- a CDS encoding DEAD/DEAH box helicase: protein MSTAAPPSSIADEALEILRELTGRPDAVFREGQDAAVAALVERSQRALVVQRTGWGKSAVYFVSTALLRRRGAGPTLLVSPLLALMRDQVAAAARAGIRAVEISSANMTEWDDIAARLAADDVDVLLVSPERLTNPRFREEQLPGLVARCGLVVVDEAHCVSDWGHDFRPDYRRIRDLLGTLPAGTPVLATTATANERVVADVAEQLGAGGVEVTTVRGPLSRDSLRLGVLRLPTDRARLAWLASHLTDLPGSGIVYTLTVAAAEETANLLRDAGHEVRAYTGRLDDDDRKDAEEALRQNRVKALVATSALGMGFDKPDLGFVVHLGAPSSPVSYYQQVGRAGRAVEHADVLLLPGPEDIAIWQWFATSSMPREDHAAAVLTAMADGKAWSVARLETVADVRRSRLELLLKVLAVDGAVERVQGGWRSTGRPWVYDADRYARVARTREAEQRSMLSYAKPVDEAECRMAFLQSALDDPTAAPCGRCDVCTGPWYATDVPEAAAEAASAALDRPGVELAPRAMWPTGADRLGVDVKGKIPSSEQLETGRAVARLTDLGWGQRLRALLGDDGVGGVVQLDLEAPSLEEDPDAAFDVPVRRSVSDVPPDDELLRACGRVLAAWDWKERPAAVVAVPSRRRPQLVAGVAQGLARMGRLPYLGELSLAHGGPTGQPGGNSAFRLAAVWDRVVVGPELRERLASVSGPVLLVDDLADSRWTMTVAGRELRRAGASAVLPFALALSA, encoded by the coding sequence ATGAGCACCGCCGCACCGCCGTCCTCGATCGCCGACGAGGCCCTGGAGATCCTGCGGGAGCTCACCGGCCGGCCCGACGCGGTCTTCCGCGAAGGTCAGGACGCCGCCGTCGCCGCGCTGGTCGAGCGTTCCCAGCGCGCGCTGGTCGTCCAGCGCACCGGGTGGGGCAAGTCGGCCGTCTACTTCGTCTCCACTGCGCTGCTCCGCCGCCGGGGCGCCGGCCCCACGCTGCTGGTGAGCCCGCTGCTGGCCCTGATGCGCGACCAGGTCGCCGCCGCCGCCCGCGCCGGCATCCGGGCGGTGGAGATCTCCAGCGCCAACATGACCGAGTGGGACGACATCGCCGCCCGCCTGGCCGCCGACGACGTCGACGTCCTCCTCGTCTCCCCGGAGCGGCTCACCAACCCGCGGTTCCGCGAGGAGCAGCTGCCCGGCCTCGTCGCCCGCTGCGGGCTGGTCGTCGTCGACGAGGCGCACTGCGTCTCCGACTGGGGCCACGACTTCCGGCCCGACTACCGCCGCATCCGCGACCTGCTGGGCACGCTGCCGGCCGGCACCCCGGTGCTGGCGACGACGGCGACGGCGAACGAGCGGGTGGTGGCCGACGTCGCCGAGCAGCTGGGCGCCGGCGGCGTGGAGGTCACCACGGTGCGGGGGCCGCTGTCCCGCGACTCGCTGCGGCTCGGGGTGCTGCGGCTGCCCACCGACCGCGCGCGGCTGGCCTGGCTGGCCTCGCACCTGACCGACCTCCCGGGCAGCGGCATCGTCTACACCCTGACCGTGGCCGCGGCCGAGGAGACGGCCAACCTGCTCCGCGACGCGGGCCACGAGGTTCGGGCCTACACCGGCCGGCTCGACGACGACGACCGCAAGGACGCCGAGGAGGCGCTCCGGCAGAACCGGGTGAAGGCCCTGGTCGCCACCTCGGCGCTGGGCATGGGCTTCGACAAGCCGGACCTGGGCTTCGTCGTCCACCTCGGGGCGCCCTCCTCGCCGGTCAGCTACTACCAGCAGGTGGGCCGTGCGGGGCGTGCCGTCGAGCACGCCGACGTCCTCCTCCTGCCCGGGCCCGAGGACATCGCGATCTGGCAGTGGTTCGCCACGTCGTCCATGCCGCGGGAGGACCACGCCGCCGCGGTGCTGACGGCGATGGCCGACGGCAAGGCCTGGTCGGTGGCCCGGCTGGAGACCGTGGCCGACGTGCGGCGGTCCCGGCTCGAGCTCCTGCTCAAGGTCCTCGCCGTCGACGGCGCGGTGGAGCGGGTGCAGGGCGGCTGGCGCTCGACCGGCCGGCCCTGGGTCTACGACGCCGACCGCTACGCCCGCGTCGCCCGCACCCGGGAGGCCGAGCAGCGGTCGATGCTCTCCTACGCCAAGCCGGTGGACGAGGCCGAGTGCCGCATGGCGTTCCTCCAGTCGGCCCTCGACGACCCCACCGCCGCCCCGTGCGGCCGCTGCGACGTCTGCACCGGTCCCTGGTACGCCACCGACGTCCCGGAGGCCGCGGCGGAGGCGGCCTCGGCGGCTCTCGACCGGCCCGGCGTGGAGCTGGCGCCGCGTGCCATGTGGCCCACCGGCGCCGACCGCCTCGGCGTCGACGTCAAGGGCAAGATCCCGTCGTCGGAGCAGCTGGAGACCGGCCGCGCCGTCGCCCGGCTCACCGACCTCGGGTGGGGCCAGCGGCTCCGGGCCCTGCTCGGTGACGACGGCGTCGGCGGCGTGGTGCAGCTCGACCTGGAGGCGCCGAGCCTGGAGGAGGACCCGGACGCGGCGTTCGACGTCCCGGTGCGCCGCTCGGTCTCCGACGTCCCGCCGGACGACGAGCTGCTCCGCGCGTGCGGCCGGGTCCTGGCCGCCTGGGACTGGAAGGAGCGGCCGGCCGCCGTGGTGGCGGTGCCGTCGCGTCGACGCCCCCAGCTCGTGGCCGGGGTGGCGCAGGGGCTGGCCCGCATGGGCCGGTTGCCCTACCTGGGGGAGCTCTCGCTCGCCCACGGCGGGCCGACCGGCCAGCCCGGCGGCAACAGCGCCTTCCGGCTCGCCGCCGTGTGGGACCGGGTCGTCGTGGGTCCGGAGCTCCGCGAGCGGCTGGCCTCGGTGTCGGGACCGGTGCTGCTGGTCGACGACCTGGCCGACTCCCGCTGGACCATGACCGTGGCCGGACGGGAGCTGCGCCGGGCCGGCGCATCCGCCGTGCTCCCCTTCGCCCTGGCCCTCAGCGCCTGA
- a CDS encoding alpha-ketoglutarate-dependent dioxygenase AlkB, with the protein MTLAHQPSMWDLADEATLEPLDGLTRHVLGAGAWVDHLPGWVSGSDEVLEVLLGDIGWREDRRQMYEREVAVPRLLRWYSAREELPHPLLTDARAQLNRHYGPELGEPFVSAGMCLYRDGRDSVAWHGDRIGRGRSADTMVAIVSFGSPRPLLLRPVGGGESLRFPLGHGDLVVMGGSCQRTWEHCIPKTTKPVGPRVSVQFRPRGVA; encoded by the coding sequence ATGACGCTGGCGCACCAGCCCTCGATGTGGGACCTCGCCGACGAGGCGACGCTGGAGCCTCTGGACGGCCTGACCCGCCATGTCCTGGGCGCCGGCGCGTGGGTCGACCACCTGCCGGGCTGGGTCTCCGGCTCCGACGAGGTGCTCGAGGTCCTGCTCGGCGACATCGGCTGGCGGGAGGACCGCCGGCAGATGTACGAGCGCGAGGTCGCCGTCCCGCGGTTGCTGCGCTGGTACTCGGCCCGCGAGGAGCTGCCCCATCCGCTGCTGACGGACGCGCGGGCGCAGCTGAACCGCCACTACGGGCCGGAACTGGGCGAGCCGTTCGTCTCCGCCGGCATGTGCCTGTACCGCGACGGCCGGGACAGCGTCGCCTGGCACGGGGACCGGATCGGCCGCGGGCGCTCCGCCGACACGATGGTCGCCATCGTGTCGTTCGGCTCGCCGCGCCCACTGCTGCTCCGCCCCGTGGGCGGGGGCGAGTCCCTGCGCTTCCCCCTGGGCCACGGGGACCTGGTGGTGATGGGCGGTTCCTGCCAGCGCACGTGGGAGCACTGCATCCCGAAGACGACGAAGCCGGTCGGGCCACGGGTGAGCGTCCAGTTCCGGCCACGGGGAGTGGCCTGA
- a CDS encoding PHP domain-containing protein, with the protein MENPQAMAHQGQRPPDNHVHTHWSWDTPDSSTMRRACERAIAQGLPAIAFTEHLDFTVWHAEDRATADGLLDRHPAHQLPIDVEGYFAELEEVRGRFPELRIWSGIETGEPHLFAASIARHLESSPVDRILGSLHSLSDAGRLVGVGRLLHVDADATMRRYLGEMVGMIESSDVFQVLAHVDFPRRYWPGGPDRYVEKDYEEEYRAVFRALAGSGRALEINTSSPLASADQVRWFHEEGGEAVSFGSDAHAPTAVGQKFDLAVAVAEAAGFRPGRDRFDFWRR; encoded by the coding sequence GTGGAGAATCCACAGGCGATGGCACACCAGGGGCAGCGACCGCCGGACAACCACGTGCACACGCACTGGTCGTGGGACACCCCCGACTCCTCGACCATGCGGCGGGCCTGCGAGCGGGCGATCGCCCAGGGCCTGCCCGCGATCGCGTTCACCGAGCACCTCGACTTCACGGTCTGGCATGCCGAGGACCGCGCGACCGCGGACGGACTGCTCGACCGGCACCCCGCGCACCAGCTGCCCATCGACGTCGAGGGCTACTTCGCCGAGCTCGAGGAGGTGCGCGGCCGGTTCCCCGAGCTGCGCATCTGGTCCGGCATCGAGACCGGCGAGCCACACCTGTTCGCCGCGAGCATCGCCCGCCACCTGGAGAGCTCCCCGGTCGACCGCATCCTCGGCTCACTGCACTCGCTCAGCGACGCCGGCCGGCTGGTCGGCGTCGGCCGGCTGCTGCACGTCGACGCCGACGCGACCATGCGGCGCTACCTCGGCGAGATGGTCGGGATGATCGAGAGCAGCGACGTCTTCCAGGTGCTCGCCCACGTGGACTTCCCCCGCCGGTACTGGCCCGGCGGGCCGGACCGGTACGTGGAGAAGGACTACGAGGAGGAGTACCGGGCGGTGTTCCGCGCGCTGGCGGGCAGCGGCCGGGCACTGGAGATCAACACGAGCAGCCCGCTGGCCTCGGCCGACCAGGTGCGCTGGTTCCACGAGGAGGGCGGTGAGGCCGTGAGCTTCGGCAGCGACGCGCACGCCCCGACCGCGGTGGGGCAGAAGTTCGACCTCGCGGTCGCCGTCGCCGAGGCGGCGGGGTTCCGGCCCGGGCGCGACCGCTTCGACTTCTGGCGCCGCTGA